From Scomber scombrus chromosome 13, fScoSco1.1, whole genome shotgun sequence, a single genomic window includes:
- the scrn3 gene encoding secernin-3 — protein MHPSSCDTFVALPPSTEGQRIVFGKNSDRPCDEVQEVVYFPAKDCAEGEKVECTYIEIEQAAHTYAVVLSKPAWLWGAEMGANEHQVCIGNEAVWGRESADGDEALLGMDLVRLGLERADTAEKAVDVIAELLKKYGQGGSCLEDESGFTYHNSFLISDRKEAWVLETSGKYWAAERVEGGYRNISNQYSITTKIDKEHPGMREYAQSQGWWDGKTQFNFATAYSFMTTARIDASGSRYCEGKKLLEKSNGHITAETMMDILRDKESGINMEGMFMTTGSMVSVVPTNPDLPGVHYFTATPDPERSVFKPFIFVKYIEGDWKDTASPSYGSDDPVKKKPRFQSKPDRKHKLFSKHEVVAAIIDSNKDRRQKIVQSMRQLEKEKMTEMEKNLSHGIEEPDFLVNLFPECVKEEMNVYSKS, from the exons ATGCACCCATCTTCCTGTGACACCTTTGTGGCTCTGCCGCCCTCCACCGAGGGACAACGCATCGTCTTTGGGAAAAACTCTGACAGGCCTTGTGATGAAGTCCAGGAGGTGGTGTATTTTCCTGCCAAAGACTGTGCTGAAGGGGAAAAGGTGGAG TGTACATACATCGAGATTGAGCAGGCGGCCCACACTTACGCAGTTGTGTTGAGCAAACCAGCGTGGCTGTGGGGTGCAGAAATGGGCGCAAATGAGCATCAAGTGTGTATTGGAAATGAAGCAGTGTGGGGGAGAGAGAGTGCTGATGGTGACGAGGCTCTTCTCGGCATGGATCTTGTCAG GCTTGGACTTGAGAGAGCTGATACAGCTGAGAAAGCTGTGGATGTCATTGCTGAGCTGCTTAAGAAATATGGCCAGGGAGGCTCATGCCTGGAAGATGAGTCTGGCTTTACCTACCACAACAGTTTTCTCatctcagacaggaaggaggcaTGGGTGCTGGAAACTTCAGGGAAGTACTGGGCAGCAGAGAGAGTGGAAG GTGGATATCGCAACATCTCAAATCAGTACAGCATAACAACTAAGATAGACAAAGAACATCCAGGTATGAGGGAATATGCACAAAGCCAAGGCTGGTGGGATGGAAAAACTCAGTTCAACTTTGCCACGGCGTACTCCTTCATGACTACAGCCAGGATTGACGCCTCCGGGAGCCGATACTGTGAAGGGAAGAAGTTGTTGGAGAAGAGCAACG GTCACATCACTGCTGAGACAATGATGGATATCTTGAGGGATAAGGAAAGTGGCATCAACATGGAGGGCATGTTCATGACGACAGGAAGTATGGTTTCTGTGGTACCCACAAATCCTGATCTGCCAGGGGTTCACTACTTTACAGCAACTCCAGACCCTGAAAG ATCTGTATTCAAACCCTTCATCTTTGTGAAATACATTGAAGGAGATTGGAAAGACACAGCTTCTCCCAGTTATGGTTCAGATGACCCTGTAAAGAAGAAGCCCCGCTTCCAGAGCAAACCTGACCGCAAACACAAGTTGTTTTCCAAGCATGAGGTGGTGGCTGCCATCATTGACAGCAACAAG GACAGAAGACAGAAGATTGTGCAAAGTATGAGACAGCTAGAAAAGGAGAAGatgacagagatggagaagaaTCTTTCACATGGTATTGAGGAACCAGATTTTTTGGTGAATCTGTTCCCAGAATGTGTTAAAGAGGAGATGAATGTGTACAGCAAAAGCTGA